The following are encoded together in the Bombus affinis isolate iyBomAffi1 chromosome 6, iyBomAffi1.2, whole genome shotgun sequence genome:
- the LOC126917251 gene encoding tigger transposable element-derived protein 1-like yields the protein MSSPLKGKLLSNDKSTDEGFHKYKTDDKELIKPIVEKTSTSMQKEETTVATRLEIIRKLEEGVTIGKLAAQYGLHKRTIERYRRNISSLRKISKNPRRLVMKRTRASLHEDTNVRLLEWILERQMKGDILRDSMLQSKAMELHEQFGCSTPFTASRGWLWRFKKRYNLSGFGCQGKADEIAQLTTETLTKILNEENINRENIYNIYETTLMWRILPQAASSNEEESSQNEKIKKDHIIIAFCVNATGTHKLPPLFVTKYVIPQSLKHSRHMLPIVYRSRNSSFIDEIIFTDWYSNHFKPNVKQRQQQEHCIGKVLLFVENFKCDISLKKEHQDSYFKIIIFPSNTPSTIQIMDEGIIANFKKLFREKLHYRQIRQHDNEVKKFYTNYDIKECIDLISETWDEITVTDIVHSWRRLLGKQNTQIIIKEEVEYLEETQDFEENVVSDKILESVVKCEEEESTITTKEEIDRMFHSLEIWAETQPDFIKSHAEVLIHYHNQQ from the coding sequence ATGTCATCGCCACTTAAAGGAAAATTATTATCTAACGATAAATCAACAGATGAAGGGTTTCATAAGTACAAAACAGATGATAAAGAGTTAATCAAACCAATTGTTGAAAAAACATCGACTTCTATGCAAAAAGAAGAAACTACAGTCGCAACACGTTTAGAAATTATTCGGAAATTAGAAGAAGGTGTCACAATTGGTAAACTTGCTGCTCAGTATGGTCTTCACAAAAGGACCATAGAACGATATAGAAGGAATATCTCATCACttcgaaaaatttcaaaaaatccAAGACGTTTGGTTATGAAAAGAACTCGTGCATCTTTACACGAAGATACAAATGTTCGATTACTTGAATGGATTTTAGAACGACAGATGAAAGGAGATATCCTTCGCGATAGCATGCTGCAAagcaaagcgatggaattgcaTGAACAATTCGGATGTTCGACACCTTTTACGGCTAGTCGAGGTTGGCTGTGGCGTTTTAAAAAAAGATACAATTTAAGCGGTTTCGGTTGTCAAGGAAAAGCAGATGAGATAGCACAATTGACAACAGAAacattaacaaaaatattaaatgaggAAAATATCAAtagagaaaatatatataatatatatgaaacaACCTTAATGTGGAGAATTCTCCCACAAGCAGCCTCGTCGAATGAAGAAGAATCGTcgcaaaatgaaaaaataaaaaaagatcaCATCATAATAGCATTTTGTGTCAATGCTACGGGAACGCACAAATTACCGCCATTGTTTGTTACTAAATATGTGATTCCACAATCTTTAAAGCATAGTAGACATATGTTACCTATAGTATATAGAAGTCGAAATAGTAGTTTTATTGATGAAATAATTTTCACTGATTGGTATTCCAATCATTTTAAACCCAATGTAAAGCAGCGTCAACAGCAGGAACATTGTATAGGGAAAGTGTTGTTATTCGTTGAAAATTTTAAATGTGATATATCTCTTAAGAAAGAACACCAAGATTcttatttcaaaataataatttttccatcTAATACACCTTCGACCATTCAAATAATGGATGAGGGTATAATtgcaaattttaaaaaattatttcggGAAAAATTGCATTATCGTCAAATACGTCAACATGATAATGAAGTAAAGAAGTTCTATACTAATTATGATATAAAAGAATGCATTGATTTAATTAGTGAAACATGGGACGAAATAACAGTGACCGACATTGTACATTCTTGGAGGAGACTTTTAGGTAAGCAAAATACTCAGATTATTATCAAAGAAGAAGTCGAATACCTCGAAGAAACCCAAGACTTCGAAGAAAATGTTGTTTCTGACAAAATATTGGAGTCAGTTGTAAAATGCGAGGAAGAAGAATCGACTATTACAACAAAGGAAGAAATCGATCGCATGTTCCATAGTTTGGAAATTTGGGCTGAAACACAGCCTGATTTCATTAAATCGCATGCAGAAGTTTTAATACATTACCATAATcaacaataa
- the LOC126917288 gene encoding leptin receptor overlapping transcript-like 1 codes for MTFVILGCALPAYKVWWPLFVILFYILAPIPTIIARRYTNDFDNNPNPCLEFAIFITTGFVVSSFALPIVLARSPVNNPVIQWGACYLTLSGNIIMYLTLVGLFATFDQDGVGYNTC; via the exons ATGACATTTGTTATACTAGGTTGTGCTTTACCTGCATATAA AGTATGGTGGCCACTTTTTGTCatactattttatatattagcACCAATTCCAACTATAATTGCACGTCGTTATACAAATGATTTTGACAATAATCCTAATCCATGCTTGGAATTTGCAATATTCATTACTACAGGTTTTGTTGTATCATCATTTGCTCTTCCTATTGTCTTAGCTCGGTCTCCAGTCAATAATCCAGTG ATACAATGGGGCGCTTGTTACTTGACTTTATCAGgtaatattattatgtatcTAACTCTAGTCGGACTTTTTGCAACCTTTGATCAGGATGGGGTTGGATATAACACATGTTGA
- the LOC126917237 gene encoding transitional endoplasmic reticulum ATPase TER94, whose product MGEPKSEDLATAILRKKDKPNRLLVDEAIADDNSVVALSQAKMDELQLFRGDTVLLKGKRRKETVCIVLSDDTCPDEKIRMNRVIRNNLRVRLSDIVSVQACPEVKYGKRIHVLPMDDTVTGLTGNLFEVYLKPYFLEAYRPVHKDDNFIVRGGMRVVEFKVVETDPGPFCIVAPDTIIHCEGDAIKREEEEEALNAVGYDDIGGVRKQLAQIKEMVELPLRHPSLFKVIGVKPPRGILLYGPPGTGKTLIARAVANETGAFFFLINGPEIMSKLAGESESNLRKAFEEAEKNSPAIIFIDELDAIAPKREKTHGEVERRIVSQLLTLMDGMKQSSHVIVMAATNRPNSIDPALRRFGRFDKEIDIGIPDATGRLEILRIHTKNMKLADDVELEEIAAETHGHVGADLASLCSEAALQQIREKMDLIDLEEEHIDAEVLSSLAVTMDNFKYAMTKSSPSALRETIVEVPTVTWDDIGGLQNVKMELQELVQYPVEHPDKFLKFGMQPSRGVLFYGPPGCGKTLLAKAIANECQANFISVKGPELLTMWFGESEANVRDVFDKARAAAPCVLFFDELDSIAKSRGGTLGDAGGAADRVINQILTEMDGMGAKKNVFIIGATNRPDIIDPAILRPGRLDQLIYIPLPDEKSREAIFRANLRKSPVAKDVDLSYIAKVTHGFSGADITEICQRACKLAIRQSIETEIRREKERASNPSASMDMDEDDPVPEITRAHFEEAMRFARRSVSDNDIRKYEMFAQTLQQSRGFGSNFRFPQSGASGTQDTTQGDQTFQDDGDDDLYS is encoded by the exons ATGGGCGAACCAAAAAG TGAAGATTTGGCAACAGCAATTCTTCGAAAGAAGGACAAGCCAAATAGATTATTAGTGGATGAAGCTATTGCAGATGACAATTCTGTAGTAGCTCTTTCTCAAGCAAAAATGGATGAATTGCAACTTTTCCGTGGAGATACAGTATTGTTGAAAGGAAAAAGACGCAAAGAAACTGTGTGCATTGTTCTTTCTGATGATACATGCCCTGATGAAAAAATTCGCATGAACCGTGTCATAAGAAATAATTTGCGTGTACGTTTAAGTGATATTGTTTCTGTACAAGCATGTCCAGAAGttaaatatggaaaacgcaTTCACGTACTACCAATGGATGATACAGTAACTGGTCTTACAGG AAACTTATTTGAAGTATATTTAAAACCATACTTCTTAGAAGCTTATCGTCCTGTTCATAAAGATGATAATTTTATTGTACGTGGTGGTATGCGTGTTGTAGAATTTAAAGTAGTAGAAACAGATCCTGGACCATTTTGTATTGTAGCTCCTGATACAATTATTCATTGTGAAGGTGATGCTATTAAGAGGGAG GAGGAAGAAGAGGCTTTAAATGCTGTAGGTTACGATGATATTGGTGGTGTTCGCAAACAATTAGCTCAAATTAAAGAAATGGTAGAATTACCTTTAAGGCATCCATCTTTGTTTAAAGTTATTGGCGTTAAACCACCTCGTGGTATTCTTTTATATGGCCCGCCAGGCACAGGAAAGACCCTTATTGCTCGAGCTGTTGCTAATGAAACAGGagcatttttctttcttatcaATG GTCCTGAGATTATGAGTAAACTTGCGGGAGAGTCAGAAAGTAACTTAAGAAAAGCATTCGAAGAGGCAGAAAAAAATTcaccagctataattttcattgATGAACTTGATGCCATTGCTCCAAAAAGGGAGAAg ACTCATGGAGAAGTAGAAAGACGTATAGTGTCTCAGTTGTTAACTTTAATGGATGGCATGAAACAAAGTTCCCATGTTATTGTAATGGCTGCTACTAATCGACCTAACAGCATTGATCCTGCATTGCGGCGTTTTGGTCGTTTTGATAAAGAAATTGATATCGGAATACCTGATGCTACTGGTCGTTTAGAAATTTTACGAATTCATACGAAAAACATGAAACTTGCAGATGATGTTGAATTAGAAGAG ATTGCAGCGGAAACACATGGGCATGTAGGAGCTGATTTGGCTTCGTTATGCTCTGAGGCAGCATTACAACAAATTCGTGAAAAAATGGATCTCATTGACTTGGAAGAAGAACATATAGATGCTGAAGTTTTATCTTCTCTTGCCGTTACTATGGATAATTTCAAG tatGCTATGACTAAGAGTAGTCCAAGCGCTTTGCGAGAAACTATTGTAGAAGTTCCAACTGTGACATGGGATGATATTGGAGGTTTACAAAATGTTAAAATGGAATTACAGGAGTTGGTACAG TATCCAGTTGAACATCCAGATAAATTCTTAAAATTTGGTATGCAACCATCCAGAGGTGTATTATTTTATGGACCCCCTGGTTGTGGTAAAACATTACTGGCTAAAGCAATAGCTAATGAATGTCAAGCAAATTTTATTTCTGTAAAGGGTCCAGAATTATTAACAATGTGGTTTGGTGAATCTGAGGCGAATGTCAGAGATGTTTTTGATAAA GCAAGAGCTGCAGCTCCTTGCGTATTATTCTTTGACGAACTCGATTCTATCGCCAAATCTCGTGGTGGTACACTGGGGGATGCTGGTGGAGCAGCAGACCGCGtgataaatcaaattttgacAGAAATGGATGGTATGGGCgcaaagaaaaatgtatttatcaTAGGAGCTACTAATCGTCCTGATATTATTGATCCCGCTATTCTACGACCTGGCAGATTAGATCAATTgatttatataccattaccagaTGAAAAGTCTCGAGAAGCGATTTTTAGAGCTAACCTTCGAAAATCACCTGTAGCGAAG GATGTAGATTTGAGCTACATAGCTAAAGTAACACATGGTTTTTCGGGTGCTGATATAACAGAAATTTGTCAGCGTGCATGCAAACTTGCTATTAGACAAAGCATTGAAACTGAGATTCGAAGAGAAAAAGAACGTGCTAGTAATCCATCAGCATCTATGGAT ATGGATGAAGATGATCCTGTACCAGAAATAACTAGAGCTCATTTCGAAGAAGCAATGAGATTTGCGCGACGTTCTGTATCTGATAACGATAttagaaaatatgaaatgtttGCGCAGACGCTTCAACAGTCTCGTGGATTTGGAAGtaattttag ATTTCCGCAAAGCGGAGCAAGCGGTACTCAAGATACAACACAGGGTGATCAAACCTTCCAAGATGATGGAGATGATGATCTTTACAGCTAA